The Algoriphagus sanaruensis genome window below encodes:
- a CDS encoding carbohydrate kinase family protein: MRDHVVIFGEMLWDCLPTGPVAGGAPMNVALNLHQLGLNSRLISAVGADEDGEKLIAFLQEFNLPLDLIQTNTDHETSKVLVDTSDPENIKYTIVSPVAWDYIHWNKELDQAVEEADAFVFGTLGVRNQESLKTLIQLLHHPTLRIFDANLRPPFYDFEIIETLLGFADILKINEDELEVFADYFGTEPTIESLCAHLDQHFPMEIICITRGAKGAVIYQKGKIIEHPGYKVAFQDSIGAGDAFLSGFIKTYLEEKSPEEILDFACKLGGFVATQKGGTPKYTLEKVLDTVK, from the coding sequence ATGCGTGATCACGTCGTAATATTTGGAGAAATGCTTTGGGATTGCCTTCCTACTGGCCCTGTGGCTGGAGGAGCGCCTATGAATGTAGCCCTCAATCTACATCAATTAGGTCTCAATTCGAGGTTGATTTCTGCAGTGGGTGCCGATGAAGACGGCGAAAAACTAATTGCATTCCTCCAAGAATTCAATCTTCCATTAGACTTGATTCAGACCAATACTGATCATGAGACCTCAAAAGTCCTAGTGGACACCTCTGATCCTGAAAACATAAAATACACCATTGTCTCACCTGTGGCATGGGATTACATCCATTGGAATAAGGAATTAGATCAAGCTGTGGAAGAGGCGGATGCTTTTGTTTTTGGCACATTAGGAGTGAGAAATCAGGAAAGTTTAAAAACCTTGATCCAACTTCTCCACCACCCTACATTACGGATTTTTGATGCTAATCTTCGCCCTCCTTTCTACGATTTCGAGATCATTGAAACTTTACTCGGCTTTGCAGATATTCTAAAAATCAATGAAGATGAATTAGAAGTTTTTGCAGATTATTTCGGAACAGAACCCACCATAGAAAGTCTTTGTGCTCACTTGGATCAGCATTTCCCGATGGAGATCATCTGCATTACTCGAGGTGCAAAAGGTGCTGTCATCTATCAGAAAGGAAAAATCATAGAGCATCCTGGATATAAAGTTGCCTTTCAAGATTCCATCGGGGCTGGAGATGCATTTTTGAGCGGATTTATAAAAACTTATCTCGAGGAAAAATCGCCTGAGGAAATCCTTGATTTCGCCTGCAAACTAGGAGGATTTGTAGCTACTCAAAAAGGAGGAACACCAAAATACACCTTGGAGAAGGTGCTTGATACGGTGAAGTAA
- a CDS encoding SixA phosphatase family protein — protein sequence MKKLIVLRHGEAGFSNGLDFQRQLTQKGKSALEQLGKVISEKNISVDFMYCSPATRTRETAQIMGDFLEIHDQKYSMEIYDGHLESLIHLLEKTSNAVETCLLVGHNPTISLLVSHISDGDYVGLQPGMMAILELHVSDWAMVGHGTGSLVEILH from the coding sequence ATGAAAAAGTTGATTGTTTTAAGGCATGGTGAAGCCGGTTTTTCAAATGGATTGGATTTTCAGCGTCAACTAACTCAAAAAGGGAAATCAGCCCTTGAACAATTAGGTAAAGTAATCTCAGAAAAAAACATTTCTGTTGATTTTATGTATTGTTCACCTGCTACTCGAACTCGAGAAACAGCCCAAATCATGGGTGATTTTTTGGAAATCCATGACCAAAAATATTCCATGGAGATCTATGATGGACACTTGGAATCTTTAATTCACCTTCTGGAAAAGACTTCAAATGCAGTAGAAACCTGTCTTTTGGTCGGACATAATCCAACTATTAGTCTGTTGGTGTCTCATATTTCCGATGGGGACTATGTAGGACTTCAACCAGGAATGATGGCTATTTTAGAATTGCACGTCTCAGACTGGGCCATGGTAGGTCATGGCACAGGTTCTTTGGTAGAAATTTTACATTGA
- a CDS encoding PAS domain-containing hybrid sensor histidine kinase/response regulator, producing the protein MAKKSTRPNLKLLTSLGIGLVVSVLGLGISFFFAIYRAQIDSRQEFLTQQTALASRGLEVELERFQTEVQSYFSYLNSLKTNQEGFDQSLNQSSRRLFNMFPQLIDTLWVKVGEETVSFSMTPRNDFIAETSSINFREDLRPDQYFIAEEKSEVQLIFSLNIQVFTKEFVSNFYLNPGGKKFLISHAELQDLNPGGVGTIELDESDFQRIVNDVEIGLKGTYQVSWKELNGPQVQGVLVQYPLSFDLVRGRSSLIFLIPTESLTSGIYSTYIFFFVGIVILLGLTVVFFLVSLFNNINSKKEIESNLQKISGLFDQQNLLLKELRGFVFFIDSAFKVSHVSEEFESITGLSIDQFIQTFSSKSHQSSLSQIKGKMEAAIKDQKQHVNLEFDFEKNQALKIRLRVFVKLMYLEGRLQGALGIATDITSQYLSQQKILANEVSLRNLIKSIPDSIIIYSNDGEILDLSLQGPDESRDMIRLSLGKNLQELVDIDQGKELWENFQKARKTGKIQTSTVFWKNNSGSPRHFEVRFFPLDENQMMSISKDITSQKIWEKGLVEAMEAADQASRAKSQFLANMSHEIRTPMNGLLGIIDLLENTPMNPIQKQYVDIIKNSGSSLLAIIRDILDYSKIESGSVEIQNELFNPSLELQSQVEILHALAKKKDIEVKVNASKETSELFVQSDRDKINQIILNLLSNAIKFTPDHGKVEAILEVEGIEDEMCQLIYRIKDSGIGIASENIEKLTEPFFQVESSNSRSFQGTGLGLAIAKRMVDLMGGEFEIQSEVGKGSVFSFSIWVKKEVAPKESIEKKKITWKEMKEMGTIFPLKILLVEDNELNLQLMRMMFEQLGFQFDVAKNGLEALEMVDAKSYDVVLMDVQMPLMNGLEATKKIRENPKNKNLVIIGLSANVFEDDQLRARAAGMDDYITKPIRLVIIAEKLEFYYLKLREEGNISA; encoded by the coding sequence ATGGCTAAGAAAAGTACTCGTCCCAACTTAAAACTGCTGACCTCCCTTGGTATAGGTTTGGTTGTTTCTGTTTTGGGATTAGGGATCAGTTTTTTCTTTGCCATTTATCGGGCCCAGATTGATTCGAGACAAGAATTTTTAACGCAACAGACAGCACTTGCTTCAAGGGGACTAGAGGTAGAATTGGAGAGATTTCAAACAGAGGTCCAATCTTATTTTTCGTATTTGAATAGTCTGAAAACCAACCAAGAGGGATTTGATCAATCCTTAAATCAGAGTTCAAGACGTTTATTCAATATGTTTCCTCAACTCATTGATACACTATGGGTTAAAGTAGGAGAGGAAACGGTTTCATTTTCCATGACTCCGAGAAATGATTTCATAGCGGAGACTTCATCGATCAATTTTAGAGAAGACTTGCGTCCTGATCAATATTTTATAGCAGAAGAAAAATCTGAGGTTCAATTGATTTTTTCACTCAATATTCAAGTCTTTACCAAGGAATTCGTTTCAAATTTTTATCTCAACCCGGGAGGTAAAAAGTTTCTGATCTCTCATGCTGAATTACAAGATTTGAATCCGGGAGGAGTTGGAACAATTGAGCTTGATGAATCTGACTTTCAAAGAATTGTCAATGATGTGGAGATTGGCTTAAAGGGCACTTATCAAGTCAGCTGGAAAGAGCTTAATGGTCCACAGGTTCAAGGCGTTTTGGTGCAATATCCCTTATCGTTTGATTTGGTAAGGGGGCGCTCTTCTTTGATTTTTTTGATTCCGACAGAAAGCTTGACGTCAGGGATTTACTCCACTTATATTTTCTTCTTTGTGGGTATTGTCATCTTACTGGGACTAACTGTTGTCTTTTTTCTGGTTTCCTTATTCAATAACATTAATTCCAAAAAGGAAATCGAATCCAATCTCCAAAAGATTTCGGGTCTATTTGATCAGCAAAACTTGTTGTTGAAAGAACTTCGTGGGTTTGTGTTTTTTATTGACTCTGCGTTTAAAGTGTCCCATGTAAGCGAAGAGTTCGAATCGATTACCGGACTTTCAATTGATCAATTCATCCAAACATTTTCGAGTAAGTCACATCAGTCTTCCTTAAGTCAGATTAAAGGAAAAATGGAAGCTGCGATCAAGGATCAAAAGCAACATGTGAATCTTGAATTTGACTTCGAGAAAAATCAAGCTTTAAAAATCAGATTAAGGGTTTTTGTAAAATTGATGTATCTGGAGGGAAGGCTTCAAGGGGCTTTGGGGATTGCAACAGATATTACTTCTCAATATTTGTCCCAACAAAAAATCCTAGCCAATGAAGTCAGTCTTCGAAACCTGATAAAGAGCATTCCGGATAGTATCATTATTTATTCTAACGATGGTGAAATATTGGATTTGAGTCTCCAGGGACCAGACGAATCCAGAGATATGATCCGTTTGTCATTGGGTAAAAATCTTCAGGAACTTGTAGATATAGATCAAGGGAAGGAGCTTTGGGAAAACTTTCAAAAGGCCAGAAAGACAGGTAAAATTCAAACTTCGACGGTATTTTGGAAAAATAATTCAGGCTCACCGAGACATTTTGAGGTTCGATTTTTCCCCTTGGATGAAAATCAGATGATGTCAATTTCGAAAGACATCACTTCCCAAAAAATATGGGAAAAGGGTTTAGTGGAGGCTATGGAAGCTGCTGATCAAGCGAGTAGGGCAAAATCTCAATTTTTGGCCAACATGAGTCATGAAATCCGGACTCCTATGAATGGACTTTTGGGGATTATTGATCTCTTGGAAAACACTCCAATGAATCCCATTCAAAAGCAGTATGTGGATATAATCAAAAATTCAGGAAGTTCATTATTGGCGATAATCCGAGATATTTTGGATTATTCTAAAATTGAGTCGGGATCGGTAGAGATTCAAAATGAATTGTTCAATCCAAGCCTAGAACTTCAGTCTCAAGTTGAAATATTACATGCTCTCGCGAAGAAGAAAGACATTGAAGTAAAAGTCAATGCATCCAAAGAAACCAGCGAACTTTTCGTCCAATCGGATCGGGATAAAATCAACCAAATAATTCTCAATCTACTCAGCAATGCAATCAAATTTACTCCTGATCATGGGAAGGTTGAGGCAATTTTGGAGGTAGAAGGAATTGAGGATGAAATGTGCCAATTGATTTATCGAATTAAAGATTCGGGAATTGGGATTGCCTCTGAAAATATTGAAAAGCTTACTGAGCCATTTTTTCAAGTGGAAAGCTCAAATTCCAGATCCTTTCAAGGAACTGGTTTGGGCTTAGCAATAGCTAAAAGAATGGTTGACTTAATGGGAGGGGAGTTTGAAATCCAAAGCGAAGTAGGAAAAGGTTCTGTATTTAGTTTCTCGATTTGGGTGAAAAAGGAAGTTGCTCCCAAAGAATCCATTGAGAAGAAAAAAATCACCTGGAAAGAGATGAAAGAAATGGGGACGATTTTCCCATTGAAAATTCTTTTGGTAGAAGACAATGAACTCAATCTTCAATTAATGCGAATGATGTTTGAGCAATTGGGATTTCAGTTTGATGTTGCTAAAAACGGATTGGAAGCTTTGGAAATGGTAGACGCCAAATCCTATGATGTGGTGCTTATGGATGTGCAGATGCCATTGATGAATGGATTGGAGGCCACCAAGAAAATCCGTGAAAATCCCAAGAATAAAAATCTGGTGATCATTGGTCTTTCTGCAAATGTCTTTGAAGATGACCAATTGCGTGCTCGAGCTGCTGGAATGGATGACTACATTACCAAGCCGATTCGATTAGTCATCATCGCCGAGAAATTAGAGTTTTATTACCTCAAACTTCGAGAAGAAGGAAATATCAGTGCATAA
- a CDS encoding cache domain-containing protein yields MRYVLIFVLGVLLSSCQSQTEDRQSSLDLLDELILEMERQGEVMSMAMDTLAHIYEMRINNRDSLLSHSDPNRYVFDGPFSINQRMEDTIFSSLIILTTTPDLKKAQEEVVMTNFLDEEFRKFYSKNKLVTQIYSNSSNQVSRVFPSYDAKNIVDPTIDVTQFNFFYEADRIHNPSKGLVWIPDAYIDPAGKGWILSLVHPIYEKDSLFAVLGVDFTVDDIINAYLEKYDGQYLLVNRKGDIVAGKSGAIEAISMPPLKNHVYRETVRSVNFRVSDFNLFNSKSEEVRTMAKDFLMNNKDEFFFKKENSLIKAYCRPFQSIDWFLIEIVPKY; encoded by the coding sequence ATGAGATATGTTTTGATTTTCGTTTTAGGTGTCCTTTTATCATCCTGTCAATCTCAAACAGAGGATAGGCAATCTTCCTTGGATTTATTGGATGAATTGATTCTGGAGATGGAGCGTCAAGGAGAGGTAATGAGTATGGCGATGGATACCCTAGCGCATATCTACGAAATGCGAATTAATAACAGGGATTCCCTTTTAAGCCATTCCGATCCTAACCGATATGTCTTCGATGGGCCTTTTTCGATAAATCAAAGGATGGAGGATACCATCTTTAGTAGTTTGATTATTTTGACTACTACCCCTGATTTAAAGAAAGCTCAGGAAGAGGTGGTTATGACCAATTTTCTGGATGAGGAGTTCAGAAAATTTTATAGTAAGAATAAGCTAGTTACTCAGATTTATTCCAATTCATCCAATCAGGTAAGTCGGGTTTTTCCTTCTTATGATGCTAAAAATATTGTCGATCCTACCATAGATGTAACCCAATTCAATTTTTTCTATGAAGCAGATCGGATCCACAATCCAAGCAAAGGTTTGGTTTGGATCCCAGATGCCTATATAGATCCTGCAGGCAAAGGCTGGATTTTGTCTTTGGTTCATCCGATTTATGAAAAAGACTCTCTTTTTGCGGTATTGGGAGTCGATTTTACGGTAGATGATATCATTAACGCCTACTTAGAAAAATATGATGGGCAATATTTATTAGTCAATAGAAAAGGAGATATCGTCGCAGGAAAATCAGGAGCAATTGAAGCGATTAGTATGCCTCCTCTCAAGAATCATGTCTATCGGGAAACGGTCCGTTCAGTTAATTTTCGGGTGTCGGATTTTAATCTATTCAACAGTAAAAGTGAAGAGGTGAGGACAATGGCTAAGGATTTTTTGATGAATAATAAGGATGAGTTTTTTTTCAAAAAAGAAAACTCACTGATAAAGGCTTATTGTAGGCCATTTCAAAGCATTGATTGGTTCTTAATTGAAATTGTTCCCAAATATTAA
- a CDS encoding methylmalonyl-CoA mutase family protein, protein MTLPTEIYKPKNHIRIVTAASLFDGHDAAINIMRRIIQATGCEVIHLGHNRSVQEIVECAIQEDVQAIAITSYQGGHVEFFKYMYDLLHEKGAGHIKIFGGGGGTILPEEIKELHGYGITRIYSPDDGRAMGLQGMINDLVSSCDFPVGDQVSADLVLNKSEKSSVARAISAFENFPEQSANLLEKIRKASQNSKTPVLGITGTGGAGKSSLVDELVRRFIIDFEDKNLAIISVDPSKRKTGGALLGDRIRMNSINHPRVFMRSLATRQSNLALSKYVQDAVDTVKAAGFDLVILETSGIGQSDTEIIEHSDISLYVMTPEYGAASQLEKIDMLDFADVIALNKFDKRGALDAIRDVKKQYKRNHNLWDIADEDIPVFGTIASQFNDPGMNQLYRAIIGKVNEKFAGLESSFELTAGTSEKIYIIPPARTRYLSEITEINRNYDKWVEEQKEIAQQLYSIQKSIEAIQSTKVDDKDRLIKELQEVYSQVELNLDPKNKKWLEEWPAEAARYSDDFYVFKVRDKELKVKTYTTSLANSRIPKVALPKYEAWGELLKWGLRENVPGQFPYTSGVFPFKREGEDPTRMFAGEGGPERTNKRFHYVSKSMPAKRLSTAFDSVTLYGEDPDYRPDIYGKIGNSGVNVCCLDDAKKLYSGFNLVDPMTSVSMTINGPAATMTAFFMNAAIDQQCEVYIKANGLEAEVDAKIETIYQEKGLPRPRYNAPIPEGNDGLGLMLLGVTGDQVLPKEIYEKIKSDTISKVRGTVQADILKEDQAQNTCIFSTEFSLRLMGDVQQYFIDNKVRNFYSVSISGYHIAEAGANPITQLALTLSNGFTYVEYYVSRGMNINDFAPNLSFFFSNGIDPEYSVIGRVARRIWAKAMKLKYNGNERSQMLKYHIQTSGRSLHAQEIDFNDIRTTLQALYAIYDNCNSLHTNAYDEAITTPTEASVRRAMAIQLIINKELGLAKNENPLQGSFIIEELTDLVEEAVYVEFDRITERGGVLGAMETMYQRGKIQEESLHYEMLKHTGEYPIIGVNTFLSSEGSPTVTPGEVIRATIEEKEAQITTLRNLHLAYAGLEKDQLMSLQKAAIRNENVFERLMEAAKYCSLGQITNALYEVGGQYRRNM, encoded by the coding sequence ATGACTTTACCAACTGAGATTTACAAACCCAAAAACCACATTCGGATCGTAACAGCCGCATCCCTTTTCGACGGTCACGATGCTGCTATTAATATTATGCGAAGAATCATTCAAGCTACTGGCTGCGAAGTGATTCATCTTGGGCATAATAGATCTGTTCAGGAGATTGTCGAATGCGCAATTCAAGAAGACGTACAGGCAATCGCGATCACTTCCTATCAAGGAGGTCACGTGGAGTTTTTTAAATATATGTATGATTTGCTCCATGAAAAAGGTGCGGGTCATATCAAGATTTTTGGAGGGGGAGGGGGAACCATCCTGCCGGAAGAAATCAAAGAACTGCATGGTTACGGAATTACCCGAATCTATTCTCCTGATGATGGCCGAGCGATGGGCTTGCAAGGGATGATCAACGACTTGGTGTCTTCTTGTGATTTTCCAGTTGGAGATCAGGTTTCAGCTGATTTGGTCTTGAATAAAAGTGAAAAGAGCAGCGTGGCTCGAGCTATTTCTGCATTTGAAAACTTCCCTGAGCAATCAGCCAATCTTTTGGAAAAAATCCGAAAGGCTAGTCAAAATAGTAAGACCCCTGTATTGGGAATCACCGGAACTGGCGGTGCAGGGAAATCATCCCTCGTTGACGAATTGGTTAGAAGATTTATCATTGACTTTGAGGACAAAAACCTCGCAATCATTTCAGTAGATCCATCCAAGCGAAAGACGGGAGGAGCACTTTTAGGTGATCGAATCCGCATGAATTCAATCAATCATCCCCGCGTGTTTATGCGTTCCTTGGCAACTCGTCAATCCAATTTGGCACTTTCCAAGTACGTTCAGGATGCAGTAGATACAGTGAAAGCTGCGGGGTTTGATCTGGTGATTTTGGAAACTTCCGGGATTGGTCAGTCTGACACGGAGATTATCGAGCATTCAGATATTTCCCTCTATGTAATGACTCCTGAATATGGTGCAGCCTCTCAGTTGGAAAAGATCGATATGTTGGACTTTGCGGATGTAATCGCACTCAATAAGTTCGACAAACGTGGCGCACTTGATGCCATCCGAGATGTAAAGAAGCAATACAAGCGTAATCACAATCTCTGGGATATTGCCGATGAGGATATTCCGGTGTTTGGTACCATAGCTTCTCAGTTTAATGACCCGGGAATGAATCAGCTGTACCGAGCGATCATTGGAAAAGTCAATGAGAAATTCGCTGGTTTGGAGAGTTCTTTTGAACTCACCGCCGGTACTTCTGAAAAAATCTACATTATCCCGCCTGCTCGTACACGTTATCTAAGCGAGATTACCGAGATCAACCGCAACTATGATAAATGGGTAGAGGAGCAAAAGGAAATTGCCCAGCAACTCTATTCTATCCAAAAGTCTATTGAGGCAATTCAATCGACCAAGGTTGATGACAAGGATCGTCTCATCAAAGAACTACAGGAAGTTTATTCCCAAGTAGAACTCAATTTAGATCCAAAAAACAAAAAGTGGCTCGAAGAATGGCCTGCTGAGGCAGCTCGCTATTCGGATGATTTTTATGTGTTTAAAGTCCGAGACAAAGAACTTAAAGTCAAGACGTATACCACTTCTTTGGCTAATTCGCGAATTCCAAAAGTAGCTCTTCCTAAGTATGAGGCTTGGGGAGAATTGCTCAAATGGGGCTTGAGGGAAAATGTGCCTGGACAGTTTCCATACACTTCCGGTGTATTTCCATTCAAGCGGGAAGGGGAAGATCCCACCCGAATGTTTGCAGGAGAGGGTGGACCTGAGCGAACAAACAAGCGCTTCCATTATGTGTCCAAGTCCATGCCTGCAAAGCGACTTTCCACGGCTTTTGACTCGGTTACTTTGTATGGCGAAGACCCAGATTATCGTCCTGATATCTATGGCAAAATCGGTAATTCTGGAGTCAATGTCTGTTGCTTGGACGATGCCAAGAAGTTGTATTCAGGATTCAACCTTGTCGATCCGATGACATCCGTTTCGATGACGATCAATGGACCTGCGGCTACGATGACTGCTTTTTTCATGAATGCAGCTATTGACCAGCAATGTGAAGTGTACATCAAAGCCAATGGATTGGAAGCTGAGGTGGACGCCAAGATTGAAACGATTTATCAAGAAAAAGGACTTCCAAGACCTCGATACAATGCTCCGATACCTGAAGGAAACGATGGTTTAGGCTTAATGCTTTTGGGTGTGACAGGAGATCAAGTACTCCCAAAAGAGATATATGAAAAAATCAAATCCGACACGATTTCTAAAGTAAGAGGAACTGTGCAGGCCGATATTCTCAAAGAGGATCAGGCACAAAACACCTGTATTTTCTCGACAGAATTTTCACTTCGTTTGATGGGCGATGTGCAACAGTATTTTATCGATAACAAAGTCAGAAACTTCTATTCTGTTTCCATTTCCGGATATCATATTGCTGAGGCTGGTGCAAATCCGATCACACAGTTGGCATTGACACTTTCAAATGGATTCACTTACGTGGAATATTATGTGAGTCGAGGAATGAACATCAACGACTTTGCGCCAAATCTTTCCTTTTTCTTCTCCAATGGCATCGATCCTGAGTATTCGGTCATTGGCCGAGTGGCGAGAAGAATTTGGGCGAAAGCTATGAAGCTGAAGTACAATGGAAATGAGCGATCTCAGATGCTCAAGTACCATATCCAGACTTCTGGTCGATCTCTGCATGCCCAGGAAATCGACTTTAATGATATCCGAACGACACTCCAAGCTTTGTATGCGATATACGACAACTGTAATTCGCTTCACACCAATGCGTATGATGAGGCGATCACTACTCCGACTGAAGCTTCAGTTCGTCGGGCAATGGCTATCCAGTTGATTATCAATAAAGAATTGGGATTAGCGAAAAACGAAAATCCACTTCAAGGATCCTTTATTATCGAAGAGTTGACTGACTTGGTAGAAGAAGCCGTGTATGTGGAATTTGACCGAATCACGGAACGAGGAGGTGTCTTAGGAGCGATGGAGACCATGTATCAGCGTGGCAAAATTCAGGAGGAAAGCTTGCACTATGAAATGCTCAAACATACCGGTGAGTATCCGATCATCGGGGTGAATACTTTCTTATCGAGTGAAGGTTCTCCGACAGTCACTCCAGGTGAAGTCATTCGCGCTACCATTGAGGAAAAAGAGGCACAAATCACAACCTTGAGGAACCTTCATTTAGCTTACGCAGGTTTAGAAAAAGATCAACTGATGTCTTTGCAAAAGGCTGCGATCCGTAATGAAAATGTTTTCGAAAGACTTATGGAGGCAGCTAAATATTGTTCCTTAGGTCAAATCACCAATGCCTTATATGAGGTTGGTGGGCAGTATAGAAGGAATATGTAA
- a CDS encoding OsmC family protein produces the protein MANKRNVTVRMKADLEYESRNPQGNLVNIDMYDPEHKHAQSPMDLLLSALGGCASVDAVLMMKKKRREIVDFFVEVEGIRNDGVPAFYTDIELKFVLVSPNATEEEFSKVVALSVEKYCSVASSLKSNITFNSEVRRPE, from the coding sequence ATGGCAAACAAACGTAATGTCACTGTCCGCATGAAGGCAGATTTGGAATATGAGTCCCGTAATCCGCAGGGAAATCTGGTCAATATCGATATGTATGATCCCGAGCATAAGCATGCGCAATCTCCGATGGATTTGCTGCTTTCTGCACTTGGAGGGTGTGCGTCTGTGGATGCGGTGTTGATGATGAAGAAAAAGCGAAGAGAGATTGTGGATTTTTTTGTGGAGGTAGAGGGTATCCGAAATGATGGAGTACCTGCCTTTTATACTGATATCGAGCTGAAATTCGTTTTGGTTTCTCCTAATGCTACGGAGGAAGAATTTTCAAAAGTAGTGGCGCTATCCGTAGAGAAATACTGCTCTGTGGCCTCTTCCCTAAAGTCCAATATTACCTTCAATTCGGAAGTTAGAAGGCCAGAATGA